tccaggCGATTATTTTCCAGAGAAATCTACCAAGCATGTGTTCGACTCAGCACCCAGTCATTCCATTTCTGCCCGGACCAAGACCTTCCGAGTGGACAGCACTCCAGGTCTGCCTCGGCCCAGTCAGCTGACAGACAGAAGGGAGTTGGGGATCCCAGCAGGGGTTGGAGGAGGGATAGCCCAACATGGGACTTCAAAAGGTAAAGGGTATCCCAGATAGAGGGTTATCCCAGCCTGAGCTCCCCATCACCCACAGGCCCTGCCGCATACATGCTGCCTGTGGTGATGGGGCCACACACGGTGGGCAAGGTCTCCCAGCCCTCCTTCTCCATCAAGGGCCGCAGCAAGCTGGGCAGCTTCAGCGATGACCTGCACAAGGCAAGCCACCCCGGCTGAGTACAAAGCCTGGCCCCAGTGACCTTTCTGACTCTCTTCCCCAAGGCCCACAAATCGCCAGCCATTTATTTAACTGCCCTGTTGAAGTTCCTGGGTCCTCTTCACCCCTGGGTGCCTGCCATCTACTTGGGCTACATTTAGTAgtggggaggggcctggagacCAAGTTGGGAGATGTGATGATACTGAGAACAAGCTAAGATGTTTGTGAAGTACTGCCTGGAGGACAAACCCTAATTTTAGATAGAGTACATGGAAGCaaggaagaaggggggggggaggaaaaagCCTTGAGCTCCTTGGGGGAGGAAATGTCTACCTCCTATATTAACAGTTAGTGCAAAGAGCCTGAGGTGAGCACATAATGCCCAGTAGCACTACATGAGTTTATTGACCTCACAAGCCCCTGGCCTCTACCCTCAAGACCAAGAGGATAGTGTCCCAACAGGGAAAAGGGCCTTGCACATAGCCCCAGAGGCGTGGACACAAGATTGGTATACTGGGAATGCCACTGCCACAGTGAGGTGGAAATTGATAGTAATATCCCATCCCATAAACGGTGGAATGTTGCTCTCATGGCTGACAGGCAGCTCAAGAGTGCCTTTGGTGGATCAAGGtcccaaacctaaccctatcctCTGTGACCGTGTGCcctgtgaaagtgaagcctgtCTGAGCCCTCTTCAACTTCCAGACTCCAGGTCCTGCAGCATACCGTCAGACTGATGTTCAAGTGACCAAGTTCAAGGCTCCACAGTACACCATGGCTGCCCGAGTGGAGGCCCCAGGGGATAAGACCATGAAGCCAGGACCAGGAGCCCACAGCCCTGAGAAGGTCCAGGAAATAGAGGGGTCAGATAGGGGTCAGGGGAAATGATCCCGAATGTGTAGAGAGGGCCTACATTCTGCAAGGGTGAATGGGGGAGGCAGCCACCCTTGGGATCTCATGAACTCTCAGCAGTGGCACTGCTGGTAACCTTTTAGCTATAGGAAACCTGGGCTCTAGCCTCATACCCAGAGACTAGCCCACTGTCCCAAGTAACAGAGTTACTGGGCACAATGTGGCCTTCATATTGGTCACCTTGGCCCCCAAGTTCAGGAAGGACTGAGCTCACTTCATCCCCAGGCTACGAATGCTCCTCacggtcctcctcctcctcctccttctaggTGACCTTGAACAAGCACTGTGCCCCCATTGTCACCTTTGGCATCAGGCATTCCGACTACATGACACCCCTGGTTGTCGATGTGGAATAGCCCCCTCTCCATCCCATCAGCCTACGACCACAATCCTCCCAGAGATGAGCTGGGCTGACAATGGATTAGGCACTTCACCAATGGGTCCACTGCCAGCCTGGCCCTACTACACAGAGCATACTAGTTTGGACGGTTTTgacaagttattttttttctatgctaTCTCGTGTTTGTTGACCTTGTTTCCTGCCATGTCCAACTTATTTAATAAACCACAGATTGAAGTTGTAAGGGTTTATCTTGGAGAAAGGACAAAGCTTGTCCAGGGGCCCCTGTCTTGGCTTTCTGGCCTGGAGGTCctacagagaaaggaaaaagccTGGGAGTCTTGACATCTGAGCTTCCTTTCACAGGTTCTTCTCTACACTCAGGCTCTCTCCGAGAGCCAGAATCCAGAACACCTCGATAATGGGGTACAGAAAGTGCTGACtgatgccgtgtgtgtgtgtgtgtgtgctttgtgaaAAACCTCCATACATGTAAGGTTATGCAACCACCTCACACCGCTCATGTTAGCACTGGCCTTCAGGCTTTCAAAGGGATATGACTCCAGCCAACCTGCCTGGAAGGCCTGGGCATGGCGGAACACATGGCCATTTTCACGCTGCTGCTTCCGGTTCTGACCACAGGAACAATGTAAGGACACAGCCTCTCAACTGCTATTAAATACAAACCTTAGAGGAGCTTGAACATCCACAGACAGGAGGAAGATGTGTGCAAAAAAAGCTGGCATCTCAGCTGGGCCTGGGGACAATGTCCGCAGAGGTTTTCACTGGTCTCAGGCTCAGCTTTAAGGGATGAAATATCACCTCAACTTTGCAGGTCAGTGCAAAACCTTATCCAACACAcccatgggaacctctgtctgtctgtcccagcCAACTTGCCCTTCTCCCTCAGCCCTTAGGAGGTAATGCAATCACCATCCTCCCCTCAGATTGGTAGAGAAAGGCCACACAGAAGGAAGTTGGTGAGTCTGTGGCTGTCCTGCCCAAAGCCAGGGAGATAAAAGCATCTGTGAAAACTGGGCAAGGGTGGACTTCAGTGCCCAAGGCCAGCCAGACTAGGGTTGGCTCAAAATAACTCAAATTCTTGAGTCCCACCTACACATTAGGGCAAGTGCCAGGGATACAAGGCCTTAGTTGGGAGGGTATGGCTACTCCCTCCTGGAGATTAATCTGACCCAGTGGTCGTGAAGTTGGTATACCCATCACATGACTCATGCAAGAAAGAACACTAGCTAAATGTGACAAGAGCTACAGCCCTGGTCCCTGAAGTAGCTGGAGAACTACAAACAGCCATGGAGACAGGTGAAGTAGCATGGGGACCTGAGGAGAAAACTAGCCACGATGTATATGTGTTTGGGGGTTTGCATCTCAGAGAGGGATGGCAAGAATACTGCTCCAGAGGAACTTATCCCGAATGTAGAAATTTAGACCTAGTTTGCACCAGCAAGATGAGCACTGTCTATTCCAAGTGTCTCAGTAAGCCAGGTGTGAGTGCACATGCCTGCAGTGCCACCATTCAGAAGGCTAGGGCCAGAGGATCATAGGTTGgggaccagcctaggctacatagtgtaAGAGCAGCCTGGGATGCACAGCTAGAGACTACCTCACAAAACCAATACAGCAAAGTACCCCGGGGTTTATCAACATCCCCAGAAAGCAGAAGTCAGCAATACAAGGTTCCAGGGAGACAAAGCAGAAACATAAACATGCCTGCTGTGGGTCGAGATCAAAGAATGATGCGGGCAGCTATTGCCACGCTTGGTGACAGGCAGAGGGAAAAGCCAAAGCCCTGGTCCACAAGAATGAAGTGCCTGCAAAGGGAGGCCTAAGAAGGAGGCACAAGCTGGATGAGCCCAGCTGGAAGTGTGTGGGGTGAGCAAACAGCAAAGCTACACAGGAGCAGCACCGAGTGAGCTGTAACCTGGTGGGGGCAATGGTCAAAACCAAGGATGCCTCTCTTCCTCCAGGTCTGGGGCTCAGACACACACAGTGGAAGAGCCAAATAAGCTCAAGGTCAGTGTGTGCAGAGAAAAGCTGCTCCATAAAGGTAAAAGGGGGAGGGTGCCTAGTGCTACACTGAGGCATTGCTCCAGTCAGTAAGGCCAGAATGTGGCAAAGCCTGGCTTAACTTGGAACTCAAAGGTGGTGGTTATGAACAGATGGGCCTCATGATATGGCCACATAGGTGGACAGTGAGCTAgtccagggagagagagacagacgaGGACACAGACACGAGTAAGGTCAAAGAGCACAGGACTTCAAAGTTCATTTCTTAAAGATATTTTACGTGAAGACAAAAAGTGCTACTAGGCCCTTATAAACTGTTGGCCAGTTTATGTGCAAATGGCCAAGAAGGAAGGGTCAGTTTGTGTGCAAATGGGACTGgccaaggaggaagggaaggccaGGAAAACAGGCAAGTCTGTGGAATTATGTAACAATCTCTCCCACACTGAGGGAGACTGGCTGTATAATCAGGTTCCGTTCAAGGTTAAAAGTTCCCCCTATACAAATGCTTTCATAGCCCCATAAAGATCCCCAGCAGAGATCACTCCAGTACTGCCTGACTCTGAAAAGCCACACTGTACTATTCTCAGTCTGTTTGCCTGGGGATGGATTGGATACATCTTTGGCACTAGGAAGATTCTCAGTCCCAAGGACATCTCTGCTCCTGGACACACGGTCTTGAGGCCCAGGAGGAGCTTAGTCCAGTGCCTCTAGCAAGGGCTGCAGTCCACGCCTCTATCCACAGCTTTGCCTCTTTTCTTCTAGCAACTGGTGGGTACATCCTTGACTCTTGGCTAGCACAGGTCCATTCCGAATTAGCAGCCTCTACCTGGAGTCAATGCCATGTCCATCCTGATGACCATAATTTGGAGAGGGCTCATGGCCATATCCTGTTTGGTGTCAGCTCAAGACtcctcacacacagagacagtctAAGCCAGGCATACACAAGTTAGGGCCGGACAGAAGACCCTTAGGCTATCGGCTGCTGAGGAGTGTGGCTGTTGGCCCCAGTGGGTGCATTCAGGACTCACAGACGCTTTGCTTAGACCTGGCTCATTCTCATA
This is a stretch of genomic DNA from Meriones unguiculatus strain TT.TT164.6M chromosome 1, Bangor_MerUng_6.1, whole genome shotgun sequence. It encodes these proteins:
- the Cimap1a gene encoding ciliary microtubule associated protein 1A is translated as MAEEVWVGNWRPHRPRGPIMALYSSPGPKYLIPPTTGFVKHTPTKLRAPAYSFRGAPMLLAENCSPGPRYSVNPKILRTGKDLGPAYSILGRYHAKAMLTPGPGDYFPEKSTKHVFDSAPSHSISARTKTFRVDSTPGPAAYMLPVVMGPHTVGKVSQPSFSIKGRSKLGSFSDDLHKASHPGPAAYRQTDVQVTKFKAPQYTMAARVEAPGDKTMKPGPGAHSPEKVTLNKHCAPIVTFGIRHSDYMTPLVVDVE